One segment of Leptospirillum ferrooxidans C2-3 DNA contains the following:
- a CDS encoding helix-turn-helix domain-containing protein, with protein sequence MDIKPIKTDQDYRGALAEVESLMTADADTAEGERLDILTTLIESYEQKHLPLDMPDPVEAIKFSMDQKGLTPKDLEPMIGRLNRVYEVLNHTRPLTLRMIRNLHRNLGIPAESLIRAPSDIHVA encoded by the coding sequence ATGGATATTAAACCCATCAAGACGGATCAGGATTACCGAGGGGCACTCGCCGAAGTTGAGTCCCTGATGACGGCCGATGCCGACACCGCGGAAGGTGAGAGGCTCGACATTCTGACGACACTGATCGAGTCCTACGAGCAAAAACATTTACCGCTGGATATGCCCGATCCAGTCGAGGCGATCAAGTTCAGCATGGATCAGAAGGGGTTGACTCCGAAGGATCTTGAGCCAATGATCGGTCGGCTCAACCGAGTCTACGAAGTTCTCAACCACACCCGGCCTCTGACTTTGCGAATGATCAGAAATTTGCACAGAAACCTGGGTATCCCTGCCGAAAGTCTGATCAGAGCGCCATCGGACATCCATGTCGCCTGA